A window of candidate division KSB1 bacterium contains these coding sequences:
- a CDS encoding GxxExxY protein yields the protein MGKLLHEELSYKIRGILFRVYNTLGPGFREETYKQAAKRDLLKIGLPIEVEKDIPIPYEDDPAIDVYRLDILVDKKILLELKALAEIHERFVAQTLSELLASKIELAMLVNFGSDPLEIRRLLNVHLNPAKNKNRQKDIPKQQDFTEFTKQKIVHKELSYALYGCFYKIYNILGPGYRETTYEKAFFKDLSKAGIKYETEKEIPIVYENTVIDTHTIKLIVDDKIIVYVKAYSDLDSDWKARLKSELRASSLELGLIVNFGSHPLVIERVLNSDKR from the coding sequence ATGGGAAAGCTTCTGCATGAAGAACTCAGCTACAAAATTCGTGGCATTCTCTTTCGTGTTTACAATACGCTCGGACCCGGATTTCGGGAGGAGACATACAAACAGGCTGCAAAACGTGATTTGTTAAAAATTGGATTGCCGATTGAAGTTGAGAAAGACATCCCAATTCCTTATGAAGATGATCCAGCCATCGATGTCTATCGTCTCGACATTCTGGTCGACAAGAAAATTCTTTTGGAGTTGAAGGCGCTTGCCGAAATTCACGAACGTTTCGTCGCCCAAACGCTTAGTGAGCTGCTCGCAAGCAAAATAGAGTTGGCCATGCTGGTGAATTTTGGTTCGGACCCATTGGAAATTCGACGGTTGCTCAACGTCCACTTAAATCCGGCTAAAAATAAAAATCGGCAGAAGGATATACCTAAGCAACAGGATTTTACTGAATTCACCAAACAGAAGATCGTGCACAAGGAATTGAGCTACGCATTGTATGGATGCTTCTACAAAATCTACAATATCCTTGGTCCTGGATATCGTGAAACAACCTATGAGAAAGCTTTTTTCAAGGATTTATCAAAGGCCGGAATAAAATATGAAACAGAAAAGGAGATTCCCATCGTTTACGAAAATACAGTCATCGATACTCACACAATCAAACTGATCGTTGATGACAAAATTATCGTTTACGTCAAAGCGTATTCCGACCTTGATTCCGACTGGAAAGCGCGACTTAAAAGCGAGTTACGCGCCAGCAGTCTTGAACTTGGGTTAATTGTCAACTTCGGATCACATCCATTAGTCATCGAAAGAGTTCTGAACTCCGATAAGCGGTAA
- the hydA gene encoding dihydropyrimidinase, translating to MSKLIVRNGEIITSMDRMRGDVYCEDGVIRAVGAKLEVPAGTEVIDASGQLVFPGGLDPHVHMELPFMGTVSADDFESGTAAGICGGVTCIIDFCIPAAKQSLLEALKIWDEKSKKAVADFSYHMAITWFSEQVEKEMGEVKARGIPSFKHFMAYKGALMLDDDGLYRSFCRIKELGGIATIHAENGDVVWNLQQKLIREGKTGPEYHAVSRPPEVEGEATNRAIRIAEVVGIPVYIVHMTCKAALDAVIAARLRGQRGVYAESLINHLLLDDSVYQKPNFEAAAYVMSPPFRPKGNPEALWDGIKAGMIQATGTDHCPFNMSQKAMGKDNFTLIPNGCAAIEDRMSLLWHHGVGMGRISEQQFVSLFTTNACRIFGLYPRKGTIAVGSDADIVVFDPTKTRVISAKTHHQKVDRSIFEGFEVKGVPTHVIANGKLVYKDGDLRVERGAGRFIPRAGIQLI from the coding sequence ATGTCAAAGTTGATTGTTCGTAACGGCGAGATCATCACCAGCATGGATCGCATGCGCGGCGATGTCTATTGCGAAGACGGCGTCATTCGCGCCGTTGGCGCCAAGCTGGAGGTTCCGGCAGGAACCGAAGTGATTGATGCCAGCGGGCAGCTCGTATTCCCCGGCGGCCTCGATCCGCATGTGCACATGGAGTTGCCGTTCATGGGCACGGTGAGCGCCGATGATTTCGAGTCCGGCACCGCCGCCGGTATTTGCGGCGGGGTGACGTGCATCATTGATTTTTGCATCCCCGCGGCAAAACAGTCGCTTCTCGAAGCGCTAAAAATCTGGGATGAAAAATCGAAAAAAGCCGTCGCCGATTTTTCCTATCACATGGCCATTACTTGGTTCAGCGAGCAGGTCGAAAAAGAAATGGGCGAGGTGAAAGCCCGCGGCATTCCCAGCTTCAAGCATTTCATGGCGTACAAGGGCGCGTTGATGCTCGACGATGATGGGTTGTATCGCAGCTTCTGCCGCATCAAAGAACTTGGTGGCATCGCGACGATTCATGCGGAAAATGGCGATGTCGTGTGGAATCTTCAGCAAAAGTTAATCCGCGAAGGGAAAACCGGTCCGGAATATCATGCAGTTTCACGTCCACCCGAAGTCGAAGGTGAAGCCACCAACCGCGCCATTCGCATTGCCGAAGTTGTCGGCATTCCGGTTTACATCGTTCACATGACGTGCAAAGCCGCGCTGGATGCGGTGATTGCAGCACGTTTGCGCGGACAGCGCGGCGTGTATGCCGAGTCGCTCATCAATCATCTGCTGCTCGATGACAGCGTTTATCAAAAGCCGAATTTCGAAGCGGCGGCGTATGTGATGAGTCCCCCCTTTCGGCCCAAAGGCAATCCCGAAGCATTGTGGGATGGCATCAAAGCGGGCATGATTCAAGCGACCGGCACCGATCACTGCCCGTTCAACATGAGCCAGAAGGCGATGGGCAAGGATAACTTCACGCTCATTCCCAACGGCTGCGCCGCGATCGAAGATCGCATGAGCCTGCTCTGGCATCACGGCGTCGGCATGGGCCGCATCAGCGAGCAACAGTTCGTTAGCCTCTTCACGACAAATGCCTGTCGTATCTTCGGTCTCTATCCGCGCAAAGGTACCATTGCTGTTGGATCCGATGCGGACATCGTCGTCTTCGATCCAACTAAAACGCGCGTCATCAGCGCCAAGACGCATCATCAAAAAGTTGACCGCAGCATCTTCGAGGGCTTTGAAGTGAAAGGCGTTCCGACACACGTCATTGCCAACGGCAAGTTGGTTTATAAAGACGGTGATCTGCGCGTCGAACGAGGCGCTGGAAGATTTATTCCGCGCGCGGGAATTCAATTGATCTGA
- a CDS encoding NCS1 family nucleobase:cation symporter-1 has product MPKAADIVMKQISDAAAGSDLYNEDLAPTSLPQRKWSLWNIAALWVGMSVCIPTYMLAAGLINAGMSWQQALFTIVLANVIVLVPMVLNAHAGTKYGIPFPVLLRASFGTIGSNIAAMMRAIVACGWFGIQTWIGGSAIYALLGVLFGLRPGIDDTVIPWLGISLPQFGCFMLFWAINVAIILAGIESIRWLETLSAPFLLLVGLGLLYWAIDSAGSLGVILSAETVAKIKATAGSENVSFWKIFFPNLTAMVGFWATLSLNIPDFTRFARSQKDQIVGQVIGLPTTMGIYSFIGIAVTCATVLIFGEAIWDPVALLARFDAPVTVILSLISITIATLTTNIAANVVSPANDFSNLKPSLISFKVGGMITAVIGIIMMPWRLVTDLGNYIFVWLIGYSALLGPIGGIMIADYYLLRRARLKVEDLYKRSGEYTYQNGINWKAVVVLFLSILPNVPGFINAAAGQKIFPAFFDVIYTYAWFVGLPLAAGLYYLVRRKELS; this is encoded by the coding sequence ATGCCGAAAGCTGCTGACATTGTCATGAAACAAATTTCCGATGCGGCTGCCGGATCTGATTTGTATAATGAGGATCTCGCCCCCACTTCGTTGCCGCAGCGCAAGTGGTCGCTGTGGAACATCGCCGCGCTGTGGGTTGGCATGTCGGTCTGCATTCCGACTTACATGCTGGCGGCGGGCTTGATCAACGCCGGCATGAGCTGGCAGCAGGCGCTTTTCACGATCGTTCTCGCCAACGTGATCGTGTTGGTGCCGATGGTGCTCAACGCCCATGCCGGCACGAAATACGGCATTCCCTTCCCCGTTCTGTTGCGCGCGTCGTTTGGAACGATCGGCTCCAACATCGCAGCAATGATGCGGGCGATCGTTGCCTGCGGCTGGTTCGGCATTCAAACCTGGATTGGTGGCAGCGCGATTTACGCTTTGCTCGGCGTGCTCTTCGGATTGCGTCCCGGCATTGATGATACCGTCATCCCCTGGCTGGGCATCTCGTTGCCGCAATTCGGCTGTTTCATGCTCTTTTGGGCCATCAATGTCGCCATCATCCTCGCCGGTATCGAATCCATCCGCTGGCTGGAAACCCTCTCCGCGCCGTTTCTCCTGCTCGTCGGTTTGGGATTGCTCTATTGGGCCATTGACAGCGCTGGAAGCTTGGGCGTAATTCTTTCTGCCGAGACTGTGGCAAAAATCAAAGCCACCGCCGGCAGCGAAAACGTTTCGTTCTGGAAAATTTTCTTTCCCAATCTCACCGCCATGGTTGGATTTTGGGCGACGCTTTCGCTCAACATTCCGGATTTCACCCGCTTTGCGAGAAGCCAGAAAGATCAGATTGTTGGCCAAGTCATCGGATTGCCTACAACGATGGGCATTTATTCCTTTATCGGCATCGCGGTCACTTGCGCCACCGTACTCATCTTCGGCGAGGCAATTTGGGATCCGGTTGCCCTGCTGGCGAGATTCGATGCACCGGTCACGGTCATTCTATCACTCATCTCGATTACCATCGCAACGTTGACAACCAACATCGCCGCGAACGTGGTTTCACCGGCCAATGATTTTTCCAATCTCAAGCCGTCGCTGATCTCTTTTAAAGTCGGCGGAATGATCACTGCCGTTATCGGCATCATCATGATGCCCTGGCGTTTGGTGACCGATCTCGGCAACTACATCTTCGTCTGGCTCATCGGCTACAGCGCCCTGCTCGGCCCCATCGGCGGCATCATGATCGCCGATTACTATCTCCTCCGCCGCGCGCGTCTGAAAGTTGAAGACCTCTACAAACGCAGCGGTGAGTACACGTATCAAAACGGCATCAATTGGAAAGCCGTCGTCGTCTTGTTCCTGTCAATTCTGCCGAACGTCCCCGGCTTCATCAACGCCGCTGCCGGCCAGAAAATTTTTCCAGCGTTCTTCGATGTGATTTACACCTATGCGTGGTTTGTGGGCTTGCCGCTGGCGGCGGGATTGTATTATTTGGTAAGAAGGAAAGAATTGAGTTGA
- a CDS encoding aspartate aminotransferase family protein, which produces MNLPQANPPNVATAVSSHRQSKIESEPELTRDEVLALRKEYVAPAVFMYYKEPINLVAGHMQYLYDETGKQYLDAIGGIVTISVGHCHPEVIAKTKAQIDKLQHATTIYLHPAMPLLAKKLAEKMPHPDLKVSFFTNSGSETNDLAMTMARLFTGNLDILALRNCYHGASLAPMSAVGHSTWRFPIPTTGNLHHIAPGYCYRCPFNLKYPDCNIQCARDAENVIRYSTSGKIAALIAEPIQGVGGTVTPPQEYFQILYDIVKKYGGLFISDEVQTGFGRTGEHYWGISNWGVTPDAITMAKGLGNGVPISALTTRREIAEVMSRKIWFNTFGGNPVSMTQGLATLEVMDKEGTQANAQKVGNYLKEKLTGLMDKHRLIGEVRGLGLMLGVELVKDRNTKEPASTEAADVLERTKNRGLLIGKGGFFGNVLRIKPPMCITLSDAGFIVDTLDKVLGEIETGKI; this is translated from the coding sequence ATGAACTTGCCCCAAGCCAATCCACCGAATGTCGCAACTGCCGTGTCATCTCATCGTCAGTCCAAAATCGAATCCGAGCCCGAGCTCACCCGCGACGAAGTCCTGGCGCTGCGCAAAGAGTACGTCGCGCCGGCGGTGTTCATGTATTACAAAGAACCGATCAATCTCGTGGCCGGGCACATGCAATATCTCTATGATGAGACCGGCAAGCAATATCTCGACGCCATCGGCGGCATCGTCACCATCAGCGTCGGGCATTGCCATCCGGAAGTGATCGCCAAAACCAAAGCGCAGATCGACAAGCTGCAACACGCCACGACGATTTATCTGCATCCGGCCATGCCACTGCTGGCGAAAAAGCTGGCGGAGAAAATGCCGCATCCGGATTTGAAAGTCTCATTCTTCACCAACTCCGGCAGCGAAACCAATGATCTGGCGATGACCATGGCGCGGCTGTTCACCGGCAATCTCGACATTCTCGCGCTGCGCAATTGCTACCACGGCGCCAGTCTCGCGCCGATGAGTGCCGTCGGCCACAGCACGTGGCGTTTTCCCATTCCCACCACCGGCAATCTGCATCACATCGCGCCGGGCTATTGCTACCGATGTCCGTTCAATTTGAAATATCCCGATTGCAACATCCAATGCGCGCGCGACGCGGAGAATGTGATTCGCTACAGCACCAGCGGCAAAATTGCCGCACTCATTGCCGAGCCGATTCAAGGCGTGGGTGGGACGGTCACACCGCCGCAGGAGTATTTTCAAATCTTATATGACATTGTGAAAAAGTATGGCGGACTCTTCATCAGCGACGAAGTGCAAACCGGCTTCGGCCGCACCGGCGAGCATTATTGGGGCATTTCCAACTGGGGCGTGACGCCCGATGCGATCACGATGGCGAAAGGCCTCGGTAATGGCGTGCCGATTTCGGCTCTCACCACGCGCCGCGAAATTGCCGAAGTGATGTCGCGCAAAATTTGGTTCAACACTTTCGGTGGCAATCCGGTCTCCATGACACAAGGCTTGGCGACCCTCGAAGTGATGGACAAAGAAGGCACGCAAGCCAATGCGCAAAAAGTCGGCAATTATTTGAAAGAGAAACTCACCGGCTTGATGGATAAGCATCGCCTCATCGGCGAAGTGCGCGGCCTCGGCTTAATGCTCGGCGTCGAGCTGGTGAAAGATCGAAACACCAAAGAACCTGCTTCCACCGAAGCCGCCGACGTTTTGGAGCGCACGAAAAATCGCGGCCTGCTCATCGGCAAAGGCGGATTCTTTGGCAACGTCCTGCGTATCAAACCGCCGATGTGCATCACTCTGAGCGATGCGGGTTTTATCGTAGATACGTTGGATAAGGTGCTTGGCGAGATTGAAACAGGCAAGATTTAA
- a CDS encoding AAA family ATPase, whose amino-acid sequence MKLEKLIVKNLGPYRETHQFDLSGELILFYGANFSGKSTLVKAVYFALTGKALSTGLKPPALASTNAASGTVGLFYQHQQNRFRIYRSTKGDLQIEQADGEKWQRCTENAATLPALNFQQWRTGCFLHEDELGEFLVQPPASRRDLLNQLLGVESLLQAQELFIQVRRLAKRREKTATGLQESLRLDGLADRAAELQTAKNAVSKLEARLQALQETAPEARPDERLRQTWEQAKAAAQTRLAHLQQQLDAVRAGFNQRDELATLLQQSAQQLSQREAATHEMESCTELRITLASQLRQVEEMLAMIKGLQGRETCPTCQQPLSTVVIEKLVEDYQTKREAIWREREQAEAKAREVRETVRLLDELDRKQNELEQRLQRWQQLEAEIAAAQKEFETWENKLTALAPLSPTDETREKLQQELEHHRRQLAALELQQRHYEQRRQEILSANRQVEIVTQHRLLSEWAADAVARTVQSVVGISLKKADTEITACLQNFGLFHAHTQKIDLEKSQLMPDIDGRALQTLSGSEKTILYLSMKIALSRLMPEADFLVLDDPTLHLDETRRERLRDYLLSLMSEKQIILFTNDRGFAEQFVTAKRIDLSSSCRLSA is encoded by the coding sequence ATGAAGCTCGAAAAGCTGATCGTCAAAAATCTCGGCCCTTATCGCGAGACGCACCAATTCGATTTGAGCGGCGAATTGATTCTTTTTTACGGGGCGAATTTCTCCGGCAAATCGACTTTGGTCAAAGCCGTTTATTTTGCACTCACCGGCAAAGCGCTGAGCACCGGCCTCAAGCCGCCGGCGTTGGCGAGCACGAATGCGGCCAGCGGCACCGTGGGGTTGTTCTACCAGCATCAGCAGAACAGATTTCGGATCTACCGTTCGACCAAAGGTGATTTGCAGATTGAACAAGCTGACGGCGAAAAATGGCAGCGGTGTACCGAAAACGCAGCAACGCTTCCCGCGCTCAATTTTCAGCAATGGCGTACCGGCTGCTTTTTGCACGAAGATGAGTTGGGCGAATTTCTCGTGCAACCGCCGGCAAGCCGCCGCGATTTGTTGAATCAACTGCTCGGCGTTGAGTCACTGCTGCAAGCGCAGGAGCTTTTCATTCAAGTCCGGCGGCTGGCCAAACGCCGGGAGAAAACCGCGACGGGCTTGCAGGAAAGTTTGCGGCTCGATGGTTTGGCCGATCGCGCCGCGGAATTGCAGACAGCAAAAAATGCCGTGTCAAAATTGGAAGCGCGCCTTCAAGCTTTGCAGGAAACCGCGCCGGAGGCGAGGCCCGACGAACGTCTGCGCCAAACTTGGGAACAGGCCAAAGCCGCGGCGCAAACACGGCTCGCACACTTGCAGCAGCAACTCGATGCGGTGCGTGCTGGCTTCAATCAGCGCGACGAGCTTGCCACGCTGTTGCAACAAAGCGCGCAGCAACTATCGCAGCGCGAGGCCGCGACGCATGAGATGGAAAGCTGCACCGAGCTGCGCATTACGCTGGCGAGCCAACTGCGGCAGGTTGAGGAGATGCTGGCGATGATCAAAGGCTTGCAAGGCCGGGAAACGTGCCCCACTTGCCAGCAGCCGCTCTCGACAGTAGTGATCGAAAAACTGGTTGAAGATTATCAAACCAAGCGCGAGGCCATTTGGCGCGAACGCGAGCAAGCCGAAGCCAAAGCGCGCGAGGTGCGCGAAACCGTTCGGTTGCTGGACGAGCTGGACCGCAAACAGAACGAGCTCGAGCAACGTCTGCAGCGGTGGCAGCAACTCGAAGCGGAAATTGCCGCGGCGCAAAAGGAGTTTGAAACTTGGGAAAATAAATTGACGGCGTTGGCGCCGCTTTCTCCCACTGACGAAACTCGCGAGAAACTTCAACAAGAATTGGAACACCATCGCCGCCAGCTTGCGGCGCTGGAGCTGCAGCAACGGCATTATGAACAACGGCGGCAGGAAATTTTGTCGGCCAATCGTCAAGTTGAAATCGTCACCCAACACCGCTTGTTGAGCGAATGGGCCGCGGATGCCGTTGCGCGCACGGTGCAATCCGTCGTCGGCATTTCGTTGAAAAAAGCCGATACCGAAATCACGGCCTGCTTGCAAAACTTCGGTCTCTTTCACGCGCACACGCAAAAAATCGATTTGGAAAAGTCGCAACTGATGCCGGACATCGACGGCCGGGCTTTGCAAACGCTTTCCGGCAGCGAGAAAACGATTCTTTATCTCAGCATGAAAATTGCGCTCTCACGGCTGATGCCGGAAGCGGATTTTCTGGTGCTCGACGACCCCACCTTGCATCTCGACGAAACGCGGCGCGAGCGGCTGCGCGATTATCTCTTGAGCTTGATGTCTGAAAAGCAAATTATTCTCTTCACCAATGATCGCGGCTTTGCGGAGCAGTTTGTGACTGCAAAACGAATTGATTTGAGTTCGTCGTGTCGCCTTTCGGCGTAA